The following proteins come from a genomic window of Gehongia tenuis:
- a CDS encoding DHH family phosphoesterase — MTKGSTGPVIIYIQVDNYDEIMPQLPDSQRNRINAAIVRRIGEWAKSLDGIHLRTDRDKYMAFMDRSALEKAMAAQFPVLDHVRSIAVPSGIPLTLTLGVGTAPDYPRARYTAQAAMEIALGRGGDQAVVKEGDDLYYFGGHVQTLEKRSKVRSRYIAQALKRLMETYDRIYFLSHDVPDLDGLGSAVGLCACARSIEKPVHIVVDESNVSIERVMAALQQSGQYEGVFVDGSRARQEMNERDLLILLDVQRPMVVEVPELLQGPSPVVVIDHHRRSGDFVEGPILTYLESYASSTCELVAEIVQYFGENVKLSALEAEAMLAGISMDTKGFVFNTGSRTFEAAGYLRSRGADTIAIRQLFQDDWQTYIARTNVVRNAEIQGSIAIACCPPETVHASLISAQAADQLLGIRGIEASFVLCMREKSVVSISARSLGNLNVQRIMEVLGGGGHRTVAGAQFRGATMEEVLKRLRPVVQQFIKEEQK, encoded by the coding sequence ATGACGAAAGGATCGACCGGCCCCGTCATCATCTACATCCAGGTGGACAACTATGATGAAATCATGCCCCAGCTGCCGGACAGCCAGCGCAACCGTATCAATGCGGCCATTGTACGACGCATCGGCGAGTGGGCCAAGTCCCTGGACGGCATCCACCTTCGCACCGACCGGGATAAATACATGGCCTTCATGGACCGTTCCGCCCTGGAAAAGGCCATGGCAGCACAGTTTCCTGTTTTGGATCATGTCCGTTCCATCGCCGTTCCTTCCGGCATTCCCCTCACCCTGACCCTCGGTGTGGGCACCGCTCCCGATTATCCCAGGGCCCGCTATACGGCCCAAGCGGCCATGGAAATTGCCCTTGGGCGGGGCGGGGACCAGGCGGTGGTCAAGGAGGGCGATGACCTTTACTATTTTGGAGGTCATGTGCAGACCCTGGAAAAACGCAGCAAGGTCCGTTCCCGCTACATTGCTCAGGCTTTAAAGCGGCTGATGGAGACCTATGACCGCATCTATTTTCTCTCCCATGACGTGCCCGATTTGGACGGTCTCGGCAGTGCGGTGGGGCTTTGCGCCTGTGCACGAAGCATCGAAAAGCCCGTCCATATCGTTGTGGACGAGTCCAATGTGAGCATCGAGCGCGTCATGGCCGCCCTTCAGCAAAGCGGCCAGTACGAGGGCGTGTTTGTGGACGGCAGCAGAGCCCGGCAGGAGATGAACGAGCGGGATCTATTGATTCTGCTGGATGTCCAGCGGCCTATGGTGGTGGAGGTGCCGGAGTTGCTTCAGGGGCCCTCGCCCGTTGTGGTCATCGATCATCACCGCCGCTCTGGCGATTTCGTGGAGGGACCCATCCTGACCTATTTGGAATCCTACGCCTCTTCCACCTGCGAATTGGTGGCGGAGATCGTGCAGTATTTTGGGGAAAATGTGAAGCTCTCCGCTTTGGAGGCCGAGGCCATGCTGGCCGGCATCTCTATGGATACCAAAGGCTTCGTTTTCAACACCGGCTCCCGCACCTTTGAGGCCGCGGGGTATCTCCGCAGCCGCGGAGCCGACACCATCGCCATTCGCCAGTTGTTTCAGGACGATTGGCAGACCTATATAGCGCGGACCAACGTGGTTCGAAACGCTGAGATTCAAGGCAGCATTGCCATCGCCTGCTGTCCGCCGGAGACGGTCCACGCCTCCCTCATTTCCGCCCAGGCCGCCGACCAGCTGCTCGGCATCCGGGGCATCGAGGCCTCCTTTGTACTGTGCATGCGGGAGAAGAGCGTCGTTTCTATCAGCGCACGCAGCCTCGGCAATCTGAATGTTCAGCGGATCATGGAGGTGCTGGGCGGCGGCGGCCACCGCACGGTGGCAGGTGCCCAGTTCCGCGGCGCCACCATGGAGGAAGTCCTGAAAAGACTTCGCCCCGTGGTGCAGCAATTCATAAAGGAGGAGCAAAAATGA
- the rplI gene encoding 50S ribosomal protein L9 has protein sequence MKVILLKDVKGSGKKDDIINVSDGYARNYLIPRGLASEATAGNLNSINNKKAAVAHHEEMERQNAAALAKDIDKMTVVVKGKCGENGKLFGSITAKEISAVLKEQHKLDIDKKKIEVGDAIKALGEYSFTVRLYPGITGKLKVSVEAQ, from the coding sequence ATGAAAGTAATTCTGCTCAAGGATGTGAAAGGTTCCGGCAAGAAGGACGATATCATCAACGTAAGCGACGGATATGCCCGCAATTATCTGATCCCCCGGGGTCTGGCCTCGGAAGCCACCGCCGGCAACCTCAACTCTATCAACAATAAAAAGGCCGCAGTAGCCCATCATGAGGAAATGGAGCGGCAGAACGCTGCCGCCTTGGCCAAGGACATCGACAAGATGACCGTGGTGGTGAAGGGGAAATGCGGGGAAAACGGCAAACTTTTCGGCTCCATTACCGCCAAGGAGATCTCGGCCGTTCTGAAGGAGCAACATAAGCTGGACATCGACAAGAAGAAAATTGAAGTGGGCGATGCTATTAAGGCGCTGGGTGAATATTCTTTCACCGTGCGTCTGTATCCTGGAATCACCGGTAAACTCAAGGTCAGTGTGGAAGCGCAATAG
- the dnaB gene encoding replicative DNA helicase: MNFDRMPPYNEQAEQSILGAMLLDKQAVSDAAELLAGDDFYMPAHKELFLAMMELYRSGHPVDLVTLVNELERRGSLEAVGGLDYVTLLTQQLPTLGHAQNYMEIVRDKGTLRRLISYGNSVVKKSYEASQETREIISESESELFSIATKKDTSSLEPIKDVLLDTYEHIETVAQNKGEVMGLPTGFASLDTLTTGLHPSELILIAARPSMGKTSFALNIAQHVAMKQKGAVAMFSLEMNKEQLANRLLCSEAMVDMQKVRNGNLTDHDWTELAKAMGRLGAAPIFIDDTPGISTMEMRSKCMRLSINQNGLALVVVDYLQLMTSGRRIENRQAEVSEISRALKVMSRELNVPVIALSQLSRAPDSRDDHRPRLSDLRESGAIEQDADIVMFLYRDAVYNPETEVGNQAEIIVAKQRNGPIGKLKVSWLGEYTRFVDMARA; the protein is encoded by the coding sequence ATGAATTTTGACCGGATGCCCCCCTACAATGAGCAGGCGGAGCAGTCCATACTGGGCGCCATGTTGCTGGATAAGCAGGCGGTGTCCGATGCCGCGGAGCTTTTGGCAGGCGACGACTTTTATATGCCGGCTCACAAAGAGCTCTTTTTGGCCATGATGGAGCTCTATCGCAGCGGGCATCCTGTGGACCTGGTGACCTTGGTCAACGAGTTGGAACGGCGGGGTTCGCTGGAAGCGGTGGGCGGCTTGGACTATGTGACCCTGCTCACCCAGCAGCTTCCCACGCTGGGCCATGCCCAAAACTATATGGAGATCGTCCGGGATAAGGGTACGCTGCGCCGGCTCATCAGCTATGGCAACAGCGTGGTGAAAAAGAGCTATGAGGCCAGCCAGGAGACCCGGGAGATCATTTCCGAGAGTGAATCGGAGCTTTTTTCCATCGCCACCAAAAAGGACACCAGTTCGTTGGAGCCCATCAAGGATGTTTTGCTGGACACCTATGAGCACATCGAGACGGTGGCCCAGAACAAGGGCGAGGTGATGGGCCTGCCCACTGGATTTGCCAGCCTGGACACGCTGACCACCGGGCTGCACCCTTCGGAGCTTATCCTGATTGCCGCCCGGCCGTCCATGGGCAAGACCAGCTTTGCCCTCAATATCGCTCAGCATGTGGCCATGAAACAAAAGGGTGCGGTGGCCATGTTTTCCCTCGAAATGAACAAGGAGCAGCTGGCCAACCGCCTGCTCTGCTCCGAAGCCATGGTGGATATGCAGAAGGTGCGAAACGGCAATCTAACCGACCACGACTGGACGGAGCTTGCCAAGGCCATGGGCCGGCTGGGCGCCGCGCCCATCTTCATCGACGACACCCCCGGTATCAGCACCATGGAGATGCGTTCCAAGTGCATGCGCCTCAGCATCAACCAAAACGGCCTTGCGCTGGTGGTGGTGGACTATTTACAGCTCATGACCTCAGGCCGGCGCATTGAGAACCGTCAGGCGGAAGTTTCGGAGATCTCCCGGGCGCTCAAGGTCATGTCTCGGGAACTGAACGTGCCCGTCATCGCTCTGTCCCAGCTCTCCCGGGCCCCCGACAGCCGGGACGATCACCGGCCCCGCCTGTCCGATCTGCGCGAATCCGGCGCCATCGAGCAGGACGCCGATATCGTCATGTTTCTCTATCGGGACGCGGTCTATAATCCGGAAACCGAGGTGGGAAACCAGGCGGAGATCATCGTGGCCAAGCAGCGCAACGGCCCCATCGGAAAGCTCAAGGTGTCCTGGCTGGGCGAATACACCCGGTTTGTGGACATGGCCCGCGCATAG
- a CDS encoding MGMT family protein encodes MNEFAAKVYDWIARIPAGRVATYGQLAALAGKPRAARLVGHLVSVSPRNLSCHRVVRADGSLPPDDVFPLPGLQRHLLLDEGVTFDMNGRVKIKEYLWRPDLETKK; translated from the coding sequence ATGAACGAATTTGCCGCGAAGGTATATGATTGGATCGCCCGTATTCCCGCGGGCCGTGTGGCCACCTACGGTCAGCTTGCCGCTCTCGCCGGGAAGCCGCGGGCGGCCCGGCTGGTGGGCCATCTGGTATCGGTCTCACCTCGAAATCTGTCCTGCCATAGGGTGGTGCGCGCCGACGGCTCCCTGCCGCCGGATGACGTTTTTCCCCTGCCCGGCCTGCAGCGTCATCTGCTGCTTGACGAAGGCGTCACCTTCGATATGAACGGCCGGGTCAAGATCAAAGAATATCTATGGCGCCCCGACCTCGAGACGAAAAAATAA
- the rpsR gene encoding 30S ribosomal protein S18 has product MSEERERPRRPRGRARRKVCSFCVDKVEHIDYKDINRLRRYVSERGKILPRRVSGNCAKHQRQLSVAVKRARTVALLPYTAE; this is encoded by the coding sequence ATGTCTGAAGAAAGAGAACGCCCCCGCCGTCCCAGAGGCCGGGCTCGCCGCAAGGTGTGCAGCTTCTGTGTGGACAAGGTGGAACACATTGATTATAAGGATATCAACCGTCTGCGCCGCTATGTGAGCGAGCGCGGCAAGATCCTGCCCCGCCGAGTGAGCGGCAACTGCGCCAAACATCAGCGCCAGTTGTCCGTGGCCGTGAAGCGTGCCCGTACCGTGGCCCTTCTGCCCTACACTGCGGAGTAA
- a CDS encoding single-stranded DNA-binding protein, producing MNKAIIVGNLTRDPELRATGSGISVCSFTVAVNRRFKDQNGETQADFIPVVVWRQQGENCAKYLSKGSKVAVCGAIQVRSYDAQDGSKRYATEIVADEVQFLNSRGEGAAPQPRQERPAPKAPASMQFDDDLHPVEDDDLPF from the coding sequence ATGAACAAAGCTATAATCGTTGGCAATTTGACCCGGGATCCGGAACTTCGCGCCACCGGCTCCGGCATCTCCGTATGTTCCTTCACCGTGGCGGTTAACCGCCGCTTCAAGGACCAGAACGGAGAGACCCAGGCGGATTTTATTCCTGTGGTGGTTTGGCGGCAGCAGGGAGAGAACTGTGCAAAATATCTCTCCAAGGGTAGTAAAGTCGCGGTGTGCGGCGCAATTCAGGTTAGGAGCTACGATGCTCAGGATGGCTCGAAACGCTATGCCACCGAGATTGTTGCGGACGAGGTTCAGTTCCTGAACTCCCGCGGCGAAGGTGCTGCTCCCCAGCCCCGCCAGGAACGTCCCGCGCCGAAGGCGCCGGCATCCATGCAGTTTGATGATGATCTTCATCCGGTGGAGGATGACGATCTTCCGTTTTAA
- the rpsF gene encoding 30S ribosomal protein S6 has translation MNKYEVMYIIQSMDEEATKAMVEKFSKLVTDNGGTVDNIDEWGKRRLAYPINDLNEGYYVLMNFSSSPDFPTELERNFKITDGILRYMVIRVEE, from the coding sequence TTGAATAAGTATGAGGTAATGTACATCATCCAGTCCATGGATGAGGAAGCCACCAAGGCGATGGTAGAGAAGTTCAGCAAGCTGGTGACCGACAACGGCGGTACGGTGGACAACATTGATGAATGGGGCAAGCGCCGTCTGGCCTATCCCATCAACGATTTGAACGAAGGCTATTACGTGCTGATGAATTTCTCTTCCAGCCCGGATTTCCCCACCGAATTGGAGCGTAACTTCAAGATCACCGATGGCATTCTGCGCTACATGGTGATCCGCGTGGAGGAGTGA
- the gltX gene encoding glutamate--tRNA ligase, whose product MVRTRFAPSPTGYMHIGNLRSALYAYLFTKHEGGTFILRVEDTDQQRYVEGATELIYRTLRETGIFYDEGPDVGGEYGPYIQSERRDIYKKYAEELIKRGRAYYCFCTKERLDGVRQEMEARGETFKYDKHCLSLTPEEIQAKLDAGEPYVIRQNLPESGTSSFDDLVFGHIEVDVSTLDDMVLLKSDGLPTYNFANVVDDHLMKITHVFRGTEYLSSTPKYNLLYEAFGWEIPKYVHMPPVMRDASHKLSKRDGDASFEDFIKKGYLKEAIVNYIALLGWNPGTNQEKFTLEELVQAFSLNGMSKSPAIFDVAKLTWLNGEYVRELPFDTYFRYAKPWLEEALQGQNVDLEELAVKLQPRTEYFSQLPSLVDFIVELPEYDLELYTHKKMKTNPSVALFALEKALPVMEGLSDWTLDSLHDALMALPKELGVKNGQVLWPVRVALTGKEASPGGAMEMAMLLGREKSLARMKTGIEKLKSAGTEPFQP is encoded by the coding sequence ATGGTACGCACCCGGTTCGCACCCAGCCCCACGGGGTATATGCACATTGGCAATCTGAGATCGGCGCTCTACGCCTATCTTTTCACCAAGCACGAAGGTGGCACCTTTATCCTCAGGGTGGAGGACACCGACCAGCAGCGCTACGTGGAAGGCGCCACGGAGCTCATCTACCGCACGCTGCGGGAAACGGGCATCTTCTATGACGAGGGCCCGGACGTGGGCGGCGAATACGGTCCGTACATCCAATCGGAGCGGCGGGACATCTACAAGAAATATGCCGAGGAGCTGATCAAAAGGGGCAGGGCCTATTACTGCTTTTGCACCAAGGAGCGGCTGGACGGCGTGCGCCAGGAGATGGAGGCGCGGGGCGAAACCTTTAAGTACGATAAACACTGCCTGTCCTTGACCCCGGAAGAGATTCAGGCCAAGCTGGACGCGGGAGAGCCCTACGTCATCCGGCAGAATCTGCCCGAGTCGGGCACCTCCTCCTTTGACGATCTGGTTTTTGGCCACATTGAGGTGGATGTTTCCACGCTGGATGATATGGTGCTGCTCAAGAGCGACGGCCTGCCCACCTATAACTTTGCCAATGTAGTGGACGACCATCTGATGAAAATCACCCATGTCTTCCGCGGCACCGAGTATCTGTCCTCCACGCCCAAATACAACCTCCTCTACGAGGCCTTTGGCTGGGAGATTCCCAAATATGTGCACATGCCTCCAGTGATGCGGGACGCCAGCCATAAGCTGTCCAAGCGGGACGGCGACGCATCCTTCGAAGATTTTATCAAGAAGGGATATCTCAAGGAGGCCATCGTCAACTATATCGCGCTGCTCGGGTGGAATCCTGGGACCAATCAGGAGAAATTCACCCTGGAAGAGCTCGTTCAGGCGTTCTCGCTGAACGGCATGTCCAAATCCCCGGCCATCTTCGACGTGGCCAAGCTCACCTGGCTGAACGGCGAGTACGTGCGGGAGCTGCCCTTTGATACATACTTCCGCTATGCGAAGCCCTGGCTGGAGGAAGCCCTTCAGGGACAAAATGTGGACCTTGAGGAGCTGGCTGTGAAGCTGCAGCCCCGGACGGAGTATTTCAGCCAGCTTCCATCTTTGGTGGATTTCATTGTGGAGCTGCCCGAATACGATCTTGAGCTTTACACCCATAAGAAGATGAAAACCAATCCTTCCGTTGCCCTTTTCGCCCTTGAAAAGGCGCTTCCCGTGATGGAAGGTCTTTCCGATTGGACGCTGGACAGCCTTCATGATGCGCTGATGGCCCTCCCGAAGGAGCTGGGCGTCAAGAATGGCCAGGTGCTCTGGCCGGTGCGGGTGGCCCTCACCGGCAAGGAGGCGAGCCCGGGCGGAGCCATGGAAATGGCAATGCTGCTGGGCAGGGAAAAGAGCCTTGCACGGATGAAAACGGGCATCGAAAAATTAAAAAGTGCTGGAACAGAGCCTTTTCAGCCTTAA
- the ychF gene encoding redox-regulated ATPase YchF, translating to MKLGVVGLPNVGKSTLFNAITNAGAQAANYPFCTIEPNVGVVPVPDKRLDVLEKMYHPEKYTPTSIEFVDIAGLVKGASRGEGLGNKFLSHIREVDAIVHVVRCFEGDVVHVDGSVDPVRDLETINLELIFADLETLQKRLDRAEKMKKSGEAQYKSEAALLESVKARLEQGIPVRAMELSEEEHGLVDGLFLLTQKPVIYVANIAEDDIGKAPEMLPLVEKLMAAVASEKALTLTISAKVEEELAQLDPEEKTMFLGELGIGESGLDRLVAACYDLLGLISYLTAGPKEVRAWTIERGTRAPQAAGKIHTDFEKGFIRAEIVSFDQLVEAGSMAAAKEHGWVRLEGKDYVMQDGDVVLFRFNV from the coding sequence ATGAAGCTAGGAGTTGTGGGTCTTCCCAACGTGGGAAAAAGTACGCTGTTCAACGCCATCACCAATGCCGGCGCTCAGGCCGCCAACTATCCTTTTTGCACCATCGAACCCAATGTGGGCGTGGTGCCCGTGCCGGACAAGCGTCTTGATGTGCTGGAAAAGATGTATCATCCGGAAAAATACACCCCCACATCCATTGAATTTGTGGACATTGCGGGTTTGGTCAAAGGCGCCAGCCGGGGCGAGGGCCTGGGCAATAAGTTCCTGTCCCACATCCGGGAGGTGGACGCCATTGTTCACGTGGTGCGCTGTTTCGAGGGGGATGTGGTGCATGTGGATGGATCGGTGGACCCGGTCCGGGATCTGGAGACCATCAATCTTGAACTCATTTTTGCCGATCTTGAAACGCTGCAAAAGCGGCTGGATCGGGCAGAGAAAATGAAAAAAAGCGGCGAGGCCCAGTACAAAAGCGAGGCCGCTCTGCTGGAATCCGTCAAAGCACGGCTGGAACAGGGGATCCCCGTTCGGGCCATGGAGCTCTCCGAGGAGGAGCACGGCCTGGTGGACGGACTGTTTCTGCTCACCCAAAAGCCGGTGATCTATGTGGCCAACATTGCTGAGGATGACATTGGTAAGGCCCCGGAAATGCTGCCTTTGGTGGAAAAGCTCATGGCGGCGGTGGCCTCCGAGAAGGCGCTCACCCTCACCATCAGCGCCAAGGTGGAAGAGGAATTGGCCCAGCTCGATCCCGAGGAAAAAACCATGTTCCTGGGGGAGCTCGGCATCGGCGAATCGGGGCTCGACCGGCTGGTAGCGGCCTGTTACGATCTGCTTGGCCTCATCAGCTATCTCACCGCAGGGCCCAAGGAGGTCCGTGCCTGGACCATTGAGCGGGGCACCCGTGCGCCCCAGGCCGCGGGCAAGATCCACACCGATTTTGAGAAGGGCTTCATCCGCGCCGAGATCGTCTCCTTCGATCAGCTGGTGGAAGCGGGCAGCATGGCTGCCGCCAAGGAACACGGCTGGGTCAGGCTGGAAGGCAAGGACTATGTGATGCAGGACGGCGATGTTGTCCTGTTCCGTTTCAATGTGTAA
- a CDS encoding HAD family hydrolase, which yields MIRNVVFDMGQVLGCFDPPAIVAAFGLEGEDADRVRRAVFEGEEWQGLDLGIHTEDTMIEPVCRRLPPRLRESAAKVLLGWIQYFSPIPGMEPVTQALHESGYRLYLLSNISRNFRRHIGQYPALAHFDGCLLSGEERVVKPDPAIYRRFFERFDLRPEECFFIDDRPDNIAAGAAFGMRGFVYGGEIPPLLTALRDAGLAI from the coding sequence ATGATCAGGAACGTTGTTTTTGATATGGGCCAGGTCCTGGGCTGTTTCGATCCGCCGGCCATCGTGGCGGCTTTCGGCCTTGAGGGCGAAGACGCCGACCGGGTGCGCCGGGCAGTATTCGAGGGCGAGGAATGGCAGGGTCTTGATCTTGGCATTCATACCGAAGATACCATGATTGAGCCCGTCTGCCGCCGGCTGCCACCCCGGCTCCGCGAGTCCGCCGCCAAGGTGCTGCTGGGCTGGATTCAGTACTTTTCGCCTATTCCCGGCATGGAGCCGGTGACCCAGGCTCTCCACGAATCGGGATACCGTCTCTATCTTCTGTCCAATATCTCCAGAAATTTTCGCCGGCATATTGGCCAATATCCGGCCCTCGCCCATTTTGATGGCTGCCTTCTTTCCGGCGAGGAACGGGTTGTAAAGCCTGATCCCGCCATCTATCGCCGGTTCTTTGAGCGGTTCGATCTTCGGCCGGAGGAATGTTTCTTCATCGATGACCGGCCGGACAACATCGCCGCCGGCGCGGCGTTTGGCATGCGGGGGTTCGTCTATGGAGGAGAGATTCCGCCCCTCCTCACGGCTCTGCGCGATGCCGGTCTCGCCATTTGA
- the gyrA gene encoding DNA gyrase subunit A, whose product MESPKETIIPVNINEEMKKSFISYAMTVIVSRALPDVRDGLKPVHRRILYSMGELGVTPDKPFRKSARIVGDVLGKYHPHGDTAVYDAMVRLAQDFSIRNMLVEGHGNFGSVDGDSAAAMRYTEARLSRIAMEMLRDIDKDTVNFYPNFDETLMQPEVLPARFPNLLVNGSGGIAVGMATNIPPHNLGETIDATVALIDDPELSVDDLMEYLPGPDFPTGGIILGKDGIRQAYRTGRGKVLVRAKTDIEVMSSNRSRIVVTELPYQVNKARLVEKIAELIHEKRIEGISDLRDESDRSGMRVAIELKRDVNANVILNSLFKHTQMQDTFGIINLALVDGQPQVLNLKQILEYYLLHQQDVVTRRTRYDLNKARERAHILEGLLIALDNIDAVVALIRSSKDMVSARNGLMENFGLSQKQAQAILDMRLGRLTALEREKIEEEYNGLMALIQELESILSDHGKLMGIIRKELLEIRQKYADPRRTEITFAAGDIDWEDMIQEEDMVVTLTHFGYVKRVPMNTYRVQRRGGRGVAALSTREEDFVQNVFVTSTHSPIMFFTNKGRAFRIKCYEIPEAGRTARGTAIVNLLQLAGDEKVTAIIPVPKDEASSYLLLATRRGVVKKTHLSEFSNIRKGGIIAQVLREGDELIGVALTDGDRDVMLATRHGLAIRFNEKQVRPMGRISQGVRGIDLMDEDRVVSMALVEPGADVLTISEHGYGKRTLESEYKRQNRGGKGLLTMNRTEKTGDLVGLTMITDEEDIMLISYDGTIIRMGAEGISHLSRNTQGVRLMRVQGDSAVVSFERVAKSEEDGEEELTEAEAPAEETQTPED is encoded by the coding sequence ATGGAGTCACCGAAGGAAACCATCATACCGGTAAATATCAACGAGGAGATGAAAAAAAGCTTCATCTCCTATGCCATGACGGTCATTGTCAGCCGCGCCCTGCCCGACGTTCGGGACGGCCTGAAGCCCGTTCACCGGCGCATCCTGTATTCCATGGGCGAGCTGGGCGTCACGCCCGATAAGCCCTTCCGGAAGAGCGCCCGTATCGTCGGTGATGTTTTGGGTAAATATCACCCCCATGGCGATACAGCGGTGTACGACGCCATGGTGCGTCTTGCCCAGGACTTCTCCATCCGCAACATGCTGGTGGAAGGCCACGGCAACTTTGGTTCGGTGGACGGCGATTCGGCGGCTGCCATGCGGTATACCGAGGCCCGCCTTTCGAGGATTGCCATGGAGATGCTGCGGGACATCGATAAGGATACGGTGAACTTCTATCCGAACTTTGATGAGACGCTGATGCAGCCGGAGGTGCTGCCCGCCCGTTTCCCCAATCTTCTGGTCAACGGCTCCGGCGGTATTGCCGTGGGCATGGCCACCAACATTCCGCCCCACAATCTGGGCGAGACCATTGATGCCACGGTAGCCCTCATCGACGATCCGGAGCTGTCCGTGGACGATCTGATGGAATACCTGCCCGGCCCGGACTTCCCTACCGGCGGCATCATTCTGGGCAAGGATGGCATCCGTCAGGCCTACCGCACTGGACGGGGCAAGGTTTTGGTTCGGGCGAAGACGGACATCGAGGTGATGAGCAGCAACCGCTCCCGCATCGTGGTCACCGAACTGCCCTATCAGGTGAACAAGGCGCGGCTGGTGGAAAAGATTGCCGAACTCATTCACGAAAAACGGATCGAGGGCATCAGCGACCTTCGCGATGAGTCCGACCGTTCGGGCATGCGCGTTGCCATCGAGCTGAAGCGGGACGTCAACGCCAATGTGATCTTAAACAGTCTGTTTAAGCACACCCAGATGCAGGACACCTTTGGCATCATCAACCTGGCCCTGGTGGACGGCCAGCCCCAGGTGCTCAATTTAAAACAGATTCTTGAATATTATCTGCTCCATCAGCAGGATGTGGTCACCCGGCGCACACGGTACGATCTCAACAAGGCCCGGGAGAGAGCGCACATCCTGGAAGGCCTGCTCATCGCTCTTGACAACATCGATGCGGTGGTGGCTCTCATCCGTTCCTCCAAGGATATGGTATCCGCCAGGAACGGCCTCATGGAGAACTTTGGTTTGTCCCAAAAACAGGCGCAGGCCATCCTGGATATGCGTCTTGGCCGTCTGACCGCTTTGGAACGGGAGAAGATTGAGGAGGAATACAACGGGCTGATGGCGCTGATTCAGGAGCTGGAGAGCATCCTTTCCGATCACGGCAAATTGATGGGCATCATCCGCAAGGAGCTTCTGGAAATCCGCCAAAAGTATGCCGATCCCCGCCGCACGGAGATTACCTTCGCGGCCGGGGACATCGACTGGGAGGATATGATCCAGGAGGAGGATATGGTGGTCACCCTCACCCACTTTGGCTATGTCAAGCGCGTACCCATGAACACCTATCGGGTGCAGCGCCGCGGCGGGCGGGGCGTGGCTGCCCTGTCCACCCGCGAGGAGGACTTCGTGCAGAACGTGTTTGTGACCTCCACCCACAGTCCCATCATGTTCTTCACCAACAAGGGCCGGGCGTTCAGGATCAAGTGCTATGAGATCCCGGAAGCGGGCCGGACCGCCCGGGGCACGGCCATCGTCAATCTTCTGCAGCTGGCGGGGGATGAGAAGGTCACCGCGATCATCCCCGTGCCCAAAGATGAGGCGAGCAGCTACTTGCTCCTGGCCACCCGCAGGGGCGTGGTGAAAAAGACCCATCTTTCCGAATTCAGCAATATTCGAAAGGGCGGCATCATCGCGCAGGTTCTCCGGGAGGGCGATGAGCTTATCGGCGTGGCCCTCACCGACGGCGACCGGGATGTCATGCTGGCCACCCGCCATGGATTGGCCATTCGCTTCAACGAGAAGCAGGTCCGGCCCATGGGCCGGATCTCTCAAGGCGTTAGGGGCATTGACCTCATGGATGAGGACAGGGTGGTTTCCATGGCGCTGGTGGAACCGGGCGCCGACGTGCTCACCATTTCGGAGCATGGTTATGGCAAGCGGACCCTGGAGAGCGAATACAAACGCCAGAACCGCGGCGGCAAGGGCCTTTTGACCATGAACCGCACGGAGAAGACCGGAGATCTGGTGGGACTGACTATGATCACCGACGAGGAGGACATCATGCTCATCTCCTATGACGGGACCATCATCCGCATGGGCGCCGAGGGCATCTCCCATCTGTCCCGAAACACCCAGGGCGTGCGCCTGATGCGCGTACAGGGCGATTCGGCGGTGGTTTCCTTCGAACGGGTCGCCAAGTCCGAGGAGGACGGGGAGGAAGAACTGACGGAGGCTGAGGCCCCGGCAGAAGAGACGCAGACCCCGGAAGACTAA